The following proteins are co-located in the Paenibacillus sp. JNUCC32 genome:
- a CDS encoding glycoside hydrolase family 32 protein gives MTNTEQQNYRNAYHFSPQKNWMNDPNGMVYFNGEYHLFYQHHPFGTTWGPMHWGHAVSKDLVSWKELPIALAPDEHGTIFSGSAVVDWDNTSGFFDEEPGLVAIFTHHHDVPGAQQMMQYQSLAYSKDEGRTWTKYDGNPVLSHDSYVDFRDPKVFWHEPSSQWVMIVACGQTVCLYRSSNLKEWVFASEFGEGIGFHDGVWECPDLFPLATEDSGVRWVMLVSIGDDPAYVEGSRTQYFIGDFDGTTFMPDERSKGEVRWLDYGRDNYAGVSWSDIPAADGRRLFIGWMSNWKYANLTPTDGWRGAMTLVRELKLETLEGEVMLTQQPVREMEAHRTELLSLHGIAVDEAAVRLADLQLESSEILVRFDAAFSLGLKVRTGLGQETLVGWDARAAEVYVDRSRSGQADFHKDFPGKHSAPLQTSGSILEMRIFVDRSSVELFADRGQAVITDLIYPDPASTGITVFADDGRKVIESLQVYEFSSSSGQ, from the coding sequence ATGACGAACACGGAACAGCAAAACTATCGGAATGCCTACCATTTTTCACCTCAGAAGAACTGGATGAATGATCCTAACGGCATGGTCTATTTTAATGGGGAATACCATTTGTTTTATCAGCATCACCCATTTGGCACCACATGGGGACCCATGCACTGGGGACATGCGGTCAGCAAGGATCTGGTTTCCTGGAAAGAGCTCCCCATTGCGTTAGCGCCGGATGAGCATGGCACGATCTTCTCAGGCAGTGCGGTTGTGGACTGGGACAATACCAGCGGATTTTTCGACGAAGAGCCCGGGCTTGTGGCGATCTTCACGCACCATCATGATGTGCCGGGCGCTCAGCAAATGATGCAGTACCAAAGTCTGGCGTACAGCAAGGACGAAGGAAGAACGTGGACGAAGTATGACGGCAATCCGGTCCTTAGCCATGACAGCTATGTTGATTTTCGGGATCCCAAAGTGTTCTGGCATGAGCCTTCGTCGCAGTGGGTGATGATTGTGGCATGCGGGCAGACGGTATGTCTCTATCGATCTTCAAACTTAAAGGAATGGGTATTTGCCAGCGAGTTTGGAGAGGGCATCGGATTTCATGATGGGGTCTGGGAATGTCCGGACCTGTTCCCTCTTGCAACGGAAGACAGTGGAGTGCGATGGGTCATGCTTGTCAGCATTGGGGATGATCCGGCCTACGTCGAGGGCTCCAGGACGCAATATTTCATTGGAGATTTTGACGGGACAACGTTTATGCCGGATGAACGCTCCAAAGGTGAAGTGCGGTGGCTGGATTACGGCAGAGATAATTATGCCGGGGTCAGCTGGTCGGACATTCCGGCAGCGGATGGCAGAAGGCTGTTCATCGGCTGGATGAGCAATTGGAAATACGCAAACCTGACGCCAACGGATGGTTGGAGGGGAGCCATGACCTTGGTCCGGGAACTCAAGCTGGAGACGCTGGAAGGCGAAGTCATGCTAACGCAGCAGCCGGTTCGCGAAATGGAAGCGCACCGCACCGAGTTGCTTTCCTTGCATGGTATCGCTGTGGATGAAGCCGCTGTCCGGTTAGCCGATCTGCAGTTGGAGAGCAGCGAGATCCTTGTCCGCTTTGATGCTGCATTTTCGCTTGGTTTGAAAGTAAGGACAGGATTAGGGCAAGAGACCTTGGTTGGCTGGGATGCAAGAGCTGCCGAGGTTTACGTGGATCGCAGCCGTTCAGGGCAGGCGGATTTCCATAAGGATTTCCCGGGCAAGCATTCGGCACCGCTGCAGACATCGGGCTCTATTCTGGAGATGCGGATTTTCGTGGATCGTTCGTCCGTGGAACTGTTCGCGGATCGCGGGCAGGCGGTGATCACGGATTTGATTTATCCTGATCCTGCTTCAACGGGAATAACCGTATTTGCCGATGATGGCCGGAAGGTGATAGAGTCCCTGCAAGTCTATGAGTTTTCTTCATCTAGTGGCCAGTAA
- a CDS encoding ribonuclease HII, whose protein sequence is MTDLLMYEREYWSRYIHIAGIDEVGRGCLFGDVVAAAVIMPEGLVIEGINDSKKLSAKKRETLYDLIMEQALAVGVGLVDAETIDRINIKQAARLAMKKAIEQLAVPPQFLLVDAEKVDCDIPQRAIIKGDANSQSIGAASIIAKVTRDRLCEGEWEARYPEYGIAVHKGYATKFHREQLQLHGPTAMHRRSFLKNMEIEQLSLF, encoded by the coding sequence ATGACAGATTTATTAATGTACGAGCGGGAGTATTGGAGCCGTTATATACATATTGCAGGCATCGACGAGGTCGGCCGCGGTTGTTTGTTCGGCGATGTGGTCGCTGCGGCGGTCATTATGCCGGAGGGGCTGGTCATTGAAGGAATTAACGATTCGAAGAAACTCAGTGCCAAGAAGCGGGAAACCCTATACGACCTTATCATGGAGCAGGCGCTGGCGGTCGGCGTCGGTTTGGTGGATGCGGAAACGATTGACCGCATTAACATTAAACAAGCGGCAAGACTTGCGATGAAGAAGGCGATCGAGCAGTTGGCGGTTCCCCCACAGTTTCTGCTTGTTGATGCCGAGAAGGTGGATTGCGATATTCCCCAGCGTGCCATCATTAAAGGGGACGCCAACAGCCAGTCCATTGGGGCAGCTTCCATTATAGCCAAGGTCACCCGCGATAGGCTGTGCGAGGGGGAATGGGAGGCGCGTTATCCGGAATACGGAATCGCCGTACATAAAGGCTATGCTACCAAGTTTCACCGGGAACAGCTGCAGCTGCACGGACCTACCGCCATGCATAGAAGAAGCTTTTTGAAAAATATGGAGATTGAGCAATTGTCCTTGTTCTAG
- a CDS encoding EscU/YscU/HrcU family type III secretion system export apparatus switch protein: MSKLEKEEGSITAMKKAVALKYTPGESEAPVVVAKGQGKLAESILDKAKEHGVPVQEDAALVEILSKLDLDQQIPEELYQLVAEVLTYVYRADRQAKDGGMMPS, from the coding sequence ATGAGCAAGCTAGAGAAAGAGGAAGGGTCAATCACCGCCATGAAAAAGGCGGTTGCGCTTAAATATACGCCCGGCGAAAGCGAAGCGCCGGTCGTGGTTGCCAAGGGACAAGGCAAACTGGCGGAGTCTATATTGGATAAAGCCAAAGAGCATGGCGTTCCCGTGCAGGAAGATGCTGCCTTGGTGGAGATTCTCTCCAAGCTGGATCTGGATCAGCAGATTCCGGAGGAGCTGTACCAGCTGGTTGCGGAAGTGCTGACGTATGTTTATCGTGCGGATCGTCAAGCGAAGGACGGAGGGATGATGCCGTCATGA
- a CDS encoding ABC transporter permease has product MRGRSSAGRTLAFIKKNYFLYILLAPALILTLIFKYVPMYGAVIAFKDFSPIKGILGSEWVGLKHFEKFIASPNFDVIFMNTLKLSFFGLIFSFPVPILLALMLNQVRKAAVKKNIQLFLYAPNFISVVVIVGMLFIFLSPTGPINQLVIWMTGSPLMFMSQPEYFRWIYILSDIWQGAGWASIIYVAALANVDPELHNAASLDGANLLQRIRHIDLPTIRPIMAIVFILAAGGIMSIGFEKAYLMQTSMNLPTSEIIATYVYKVGLQSGDYAYSAAVGLFNSVINVILLVTVNFIVRKLNEGEGLY; this is encoded by the coding sequence ATCAGGGGACGGAGCTCCGCAGGTCGAACGCTCGCTTTCATCAAGAAAAACTATTTTCTGTACATACTGCTGGCCCCGGCGCTTATATTGACCCTTATTTTCAAGTACGTTCCGATGTACGGTGCCGTTATCGCATTTAAGGATTTCAGCCCGATTAAAGGAATCCTCGGGAGCGAGTGGGTCGGGCTCAAGCATTTTGAAAAATTTATCGCCTCGCCAAATTTTGACGTCATTTTTATGAATACGCTTAAATTGAGTTTTTTTGGTCTTATCTTTAGCTTTCCGGTGCCGATCCTGCTTGCGCTCATGTTAAACCAGGTTCGCAAAGCGGCAGTCAAGAAAAATATTCAATTGTTCCTGTACGCGCCCAATTTCATCTCGGTGGTCGTCATTGTCGGGATGCTGTTTATCTTCTTGTCCCCGACGGGGCCGATTAATCAATTGGTCATTTGGATGACGGGAAGTCCGCTGATGTTTATGTCGCAGCCGGAATACTTCAGGTGGATTTATATTCTATCAGATATATGGCAGGGTGCCGGATGGGCCTCCATCATCTATGTAGCTGCTCTTGCGAATGTGGACCCCGAGCTGCATAACGCGGCCAGCCTGGACGGAGCTAACCTTCTCCAGCGCATCCGACATATCGATCTGCCTACGATTAGGCCGATTATGGCGATCGTCTTCATACTGGCGGCGGGTGGCATTATGTCCATAGGCTTTGAAAAGGCGTATCTGATGCAAACCTCGATGAATCTTCCTACTTCGGAGATTATCGCTACCTATGTATACAAGGTCGGCTTACAGTCAGGCGATTATGCGTACTCGGCAGCCGTTGGTTTATTCAACTCCGTCATCAATGTCATTTTGCTCGTAACGGTGAACTTTATTGTCAGAAAACTCAATGAAGGCGAAGGCCTCTACTAG
- a CDS encoding ROK family protein has product MRIGAVEAGGTKFVCGIGNENGIVEDRISFPTGPPEGTLSRAISYFQDHEVEAIGIGSFGPIDLKPESPTYGYVTSTPKHGWSQINVLGNMKSHMDIPFGWDTDVNAAALGEATWGAAKGLNSCAYYTVGTGIGIGLYSEGRLVHGLVHPEGGHVPVKRHPEDAFGGTCPYHGDCLEGLAAGPALEARWGLKGHLLPADHPAWEIEAYYIAQSITGLILTNSPEKIILGGGVMQQAQLYPLIRSEVRRNLNGYVLADEIVHDIEHYIVPPVLGTQSGLCGALALGIRAWQDSQS; this is encoded by the coding sequence ATGCGTATTGGAGCAGTGGAAGCGGGCGGCACCAAATTTGTCTGCGGTATCGGGAATGAAAACGGAATCGTCGAGGATCGCATCAGCTTTCCGACAGGACCGCCGGAGGGCACATTATCCAGAGCCATTTCCTATTTCCAGGATCATGAGGTGGAAGCCATTGGCATCGGATCGTTTGGACCCATCGATCTGAAGCCGGAGAGCCCGACATACGGGTATGTAACGTCAACACCGAAACATGGTTGGTCGCAGATCAATGTCCTCGGTAACATGAAGTCGCATATGGATATTCCCTTTGGCTGGGATACGGATGTCAATGCAGCTGCTTTGGGCGAGGCGACTTGGGGAGCGGCCAAGGGGCTGAACAGCTGTGCTTATTATACGGTGGGTACAGGTATTGGGATCGGCCTTTATTCCGAAGGCCGGCTGGTTCATGGATTGGTACATCCGGAGGGCGGGCATGTTCCCGTGAAACGCCATCCCGAAGATGCCTTTGGAGGAACCTGTCCTTACCATGGCGATTGCTTGGAAGGATTGGCAGCTGGACCGGCGCTTGAAGCCCGATGGGGGTTGAAAGGACATCTGCTGCCGGCCGACCATCCCGCTTGGGAAATCGAAGCCTATTATATAGCGCAGTCCATCACCGGACTGATTCTGACGAATTCCCCGGAGAAGATCATACTGGGCGGCGGCGTTATGCAGCAGGCTCAGCTGTATCCCCTCATTCGTTCAGAGGTGAGGCGCAATTTGAACGGATATGTGCTTGCCGACGAAATTGTACATGATATCGAACATTATATAGTTCCCCCAGTATTAGGCACTCAGTCCGGGTTATGCGGAGCATTGGCTCTGGGAATCCGGGCATGGCAAGATTCGCAATCCTAA
- a CDS encoding carbohydrate ABC transporter permease: protein MAVKHSRFDRFLLSLNAIFLTLAVLVVVVPLVYIVVASFMDPTVLLNQGLSFKISDWSLEGYQMILSNPAMLRGFGNAVLYSTAFALLTVTVSVCAGYALSENRLAGRHFFMTLFIITIFFGGGLIPTYLLVRELGMLNTVWAVIIPGAVNVWNIILSRTFFKGVPNELKEAANVDGASDMKIFVRIVLPLSKPIIFVLALYAFVGQWNAFFDAMIYLDDPKLHPLQLVLRSILIQNQAAPGMISDQLAMAELKRLSEMIKYSAIVISSLPLLIMYPFFQKYFEKGVMVGSLK from the coding sequence ATGGCCGTCAAACATTCTCGCTTCGACCGCTTTCTGTTGTCATTAAACGCGATCTTTTTAACGCTTGCCGTACTGGTCGTTGTCGTTCCCTTGGTTTACATTGTGGTGGCCTCTTTCATGGATCCCACCGTGCTGCTGAATCAAGGACTATCTTTTAAAATCTCCGATTGGAGCCTGGAAGGATATCAGATGATTCTGTCCAATCCCGCGATGCTCCGCGGATTTGGCAATGCCGTTTTGTATTCGACGGCATTTGCGCTTCTCACGGTAACGGTTTCGGTCTGTGCGGGATACGCGCTTTCGGAGAACCGGCTGGCCGGACGCCATTTTTTCATGACGTTGTTCATTATCACCATTTTTTTCGGAGGCGGACTGATCCCTACGTATTTGCTTGTAAGGGAGCTTGGCATGCTCAATACGGTATGGGCCGTGATCATCCCCGGCGCGGTGAATGTGTGGAACATCATTTTGTCACGAACCTTCTTCAAAGGAGTGCCGAATGAATTGAAAGAGGCAGCCAATGTGGATGGGGCTTCCGATATGAAAATCTTTGTCCGGATCGTACTGCCGCTATCCAAACCCATTATCTTTGTGCTCGCGCTGTATGCCTTCGTGGGCCAGTGGAACGCATTCTTCGATGCCATGATCTATCTGGACGATCCCAAGCTGCACCCGCTGCAGCTCGTTCTACGATCGATTCTCATTCAAAACCAGGCTGCGCCGGGCATGATCAGCGACCAGCTTGCGATGGCGGAACTGAAACGGCTCTCGGAAATGATTAAATATTCGGCGATCGTGATCTCCAGCCTTCCGCTATTGATTATGTATCCGTTCTTCCAAAAGTACTTCGAGAAAGGTGTTATGGTAGGCTCTCTCAAATAG
- a CDS encoding GH32 C-terminal domain-containing protein has protein sequence MKLPQGVHTKLLRTMSTITMTLLLATSVVPDSAWAASAIHEENAALKGKGENDIFESASNVNTNLEGWELKGNGRMEQTAEGLRLSSDSSENAAAISATRADDFVYEADVMITDMQADASLVFRSSVDGWSSYMLQIVPSAGLVRLKDAREGNGRLKVEKAVALSRGDIVHLKVKVVGSNIKVYWGSQYEPMIEVDDTAYSTGYLGLHVWDGSALFQNIKVSEWKGNLFGPANTSGDWQPDIKGLKGSASKGLEAYRIYKNAAADYVLEGNITLGGQAEAGFYWRGNDQGTEGYEAVFRREDDQVRVTLETSDGKVIGASSRTYPSLPTSAHHVEIHVSGDSIQMVVDGYEPAAIRVSDGSYAGGSIGMKVKSGTAYFQDVYVTPMADYYTEEYRPQYHYSPIRGSASDPNGLVYFEGEYHLFHQDGGQWAHAVSRDLVHWNRLPIALPWNDLGHVWSGSAVADTTNASGLFGDSGGKGLIAYYTSFNPDRPGGNQKIGLAYSTDHGRTWTYSKERPILIENPGKQGEDPGGWDFRDPKVVRDEANNRWIMVVSGGDHIRFFTSDNLVDWTLTDRFGYGEYIRGGVWECPDLFQLAVDGSGQRKWVLMISSGANPNTQGSDAEYFIGDVTPDGKFMNDHTAGTVLRTDWGKEFYASMSFSDLPDNRRIMLAWMTNWDYPFSFPTSGWKGQLTIPRELSLRTTSEGIRLHQSPISELETLRNTVIHVNNRQVTETSQNVLKGIQAGAFEIEAEVEIPTDSSELEFGFRLREGGGQQTVVGYNNSAHHMFIDRSASGTTDFSSLFSTEHKALLHPVDGVVKLRIYVDESSVEVFGNDGNIVFSDVILPDLARRGMSFYTLGGQVKLKSLKVHELDSVWRPLDPSEPASRILLDSYELDLSRGQTESLYAAVDRVPGNGKKPLVWTSSHPETVRIISSDETHAVLKAANAGEAVITASTPNGKISASTRVLVSSGTFKTNLTGWKPDLKASKWVLTEHGIRGSHSSDANYMAQERAGDFTFEGDMRLGEAGGAGSMLFRASGDGRSGYYLNLDPGLKSIRLFYMVEGRFEERQVLASVPDFIQGGRAYHLRIEAKGPHIQVGVDGKTVIDVMDGTFAEGHFGVNVFGGQASYQNVYVRHSSEARLTKTSITNEAVNKAIHTEKSVNGEPVTVKESTGTGNLLWVWVPTGEEGTYSIRTPEGKALDMDTGLNRIQLYTYLGYNNQRWRVERQEDDTVTIRSVHDGRALAVKADGSGLELNEPDAASDRQRWRLGL, from the coding sequence ATGAAATTACCGCAAGGTGTACATACAAAGTTGCTGCGCACGATGTCTACGATCACGATGACCTTGTTGCTGGCGACAAGCGTCGTTCCGGATTCGGCATGGGCGGCGTCAGCGATCCATGAAGAGAATGCAGCTTTGAAGGGGAAAGGAGAAAACGACATTTTTGAAAGCGCATCCAATGTAAATACCAACCTCGAGGGGTGGGAGTTGAAGGGCAACGGCAGGATGGAACAAACGGCAGAAGGTTTACGGCTTAGTTCCGATTCAAGTGAGAACGCAGCGGCGATTTCCGCAACCAGAGCGGATGATTTTGTCTATGAAGCCGATGTGATGATTACGGATATGCAAGCAGATGCTTCGCTGGTCTTTCGTTCAAGTGTTGACGGCTGGTCATCGTATATGCTGCAAATCGTGCCCAGCGCAGGCTTGGTACGCCTCAAGGATGCCCGCGAAGGGAATGGAAGATTGAAGGTGGAAAAAGCGGTCGCGTTGAGTCGGGGGGACATCGTTCACCTTAAGGTCAAGGTGGTAGGCAGCAATATCAAGGTATATTGGGGAAGCCAATATGAACCGATGATTGAAGTCGATGATACGGCTTATTCCACAGGATACCTGGGTCTTCATGTGTGGGACGGTTCCGCCCTGTTTCAAAATATCAAGGTGAGCGAGTGGAAAGGCAACCTGTTCGGACCGGCAAATACGAGCGGGGACTGGCAGCCTGACATCAAAGGGCTTAAGGGATCGGCATCGAAGGGGCTCGAAGCCTACAGGATCTATAAGAATGCGGCTGCGGATTATGTGCTGGAAGGCAATATCACCTTAGGGGGACAGGCTGAAGCCGGGTTCTATTGGAGAGGGAACGATCAAGGAACGGAGGGATACGAAGCCGTATTCAGGAGAGAGGATGATCAGGTCCGGGTAACGCTGGAAACCTCGGATGGAAAGGTGATTGGCGCATCGAGCCGTACCTATCCAAGCCTGCCAACAAGTGCGCATCATGTGGAGATCCACGTCTCCGGAGACAGTATTCAAATGGTTGTAGATGGTTACGAACCCGCTGCGATCCGCGTATCCGACGGAAGTTACGCGGGCGGATCGATCGGGATGAAGGTAAAGTCCGGAACGGCTTACTTTCAGGACGTTTACGTAACCCCGATGGCGGATTATTATACAGAGGAATATCGCCCGCAGTATCACTATAGCCCAATCCGAGGCTCGGCAAGCGATCCGAACGGATTGGTCTATTTTGAGGGGGAATATCATCTCTTCCATCAGGACGGAGGCCAGTGGGCGCATGCGGTCAGCCGGGATCTGGTGCATTGGAACCGGCTGCCGATCGCACTGCCTTGGAACGATCTCGGACATGTCTGGTCGGGTTCTGCCGTAGCCGATACAACGAACGCTTCAGGCCTGTTCGGGGATTCTGGAGGCAAAGGGCTCATTGCCTACTACACATCCTTCAATCCTGATCGGCCGGGCGGGAATCAGAAGATCGGACTTGCTTACAGCACCGATCACGGACGGACCTGGACGTATTCGAAAGAACGGCCGATCCTCATCGAGAACCCGGGCAAACAGGGCGAGGATCCGGGAGGATGGGATTTTCGCGATCCTAAAGTGGTACGGGATGAAGCCAACAACCGCTGGATCATGGTGGTATCAGGGGGAGATCATATCCGTTTCTTTACCTCCGACAATCTGGTCGATTGGACCTTAACGGACCGTTTCGGGTATGGGGAATATATCCGTGGAGGCGTGTGGGAATGCCCGGATCTGTTTCAGCTTGCCGTGGACGGCTCCGGTCAGCGCAAATGGGTGTTGATGATCAGCAGCGGCGCTAATCCGAACACCCAAGGCTCCGATGCGGAATATTTTATCGGCGATGTGACGCCAGACGGCAAATTTATGAATGATCATACGGCGGGGACCGTGCTGAGAACGGATTGGGGCAAGGAATTCTACGCCTCCATGTCTTTCTCCGACCTGCCGGACAATCGAAGAATCATGCTGGCATGGATGACGAACTGGGATTACCCCTTCAGTTTTCCGACTTCGGGCTGGAAAGGTCAGCTGACCATCCCTAGAGAGCTGTCGCTCAGAACGACGAGTGAGGGGATACGTCTGCACCAGTCTCCAATCTCTGAGCTAGAGACCCTCCGGAATACGGTAATCCATGTGAATAACAGGCAAGTGACGGAGACCTCGCAGAATGTGTTAAAGGGGATTCAGGCCGGCGCGTTTGAAATCGAGGCGGAAGTCGAGATTCCGACAGACAGCAGCGAGCTGGAATTCGGCTTCCGGCTGCGGGAAGGCGGCGGACAACAGACGGTGGTCGGTTATAACAACTCCGCGCATCACATGTTCATTGACCGTTCGGCATCGGGAACCACGGATTTCTCCAGTCTGTTCTCGACCGAACACAAAGCTTTGCTGCACCCCGTAGATGGAGTGGTCAAGCTGCGTATTTATGTCGATGAATCTTCCGTCGAGGTGTTCGGCAATGACGGAAACATTGTGTTCTCGGACGTTATTTTACCGGATCTGGCCAGACGGGGGATGAGCTTTTACACTCTAGGCGGCCAAGTAAAGCTGAAATCCCTGAAGGTGCATGAGCTGGATTCTGTGTGGAGGCCTCTTGATCCATCGGAACCTGCTTCCCGCATCCTGCTGGATTCATACGAGCTGGACCTGTCCCGGGGACAGACCGAATCGTTGTACGCTGCCGTGGATCGTGTCCCGGGCAACGGGAAGAAACCTTTGGTATGGACATCCAGTCATCCCGAGACGGTCCGGATTATTTCATCCGATGAGACCCATGCCGTATTGAAAGCGGCGAATGCGGGAGAAGCCGTCATTACGGCCTCAACCCCAAACGGAAAAATATCGGCGAGCACCCGCGTGTTGGTCTCGAGCGGAACATTCAAAACGAATCTGACGGGATGGAAACCGGATCTTAAGGCCTCGAAGTGGGTCCTTACCGAGCATGGAATCCGGGGCAGCCATTCGAGTGATGCTAATTATATGGCGCAAGAGAGGGCAGGAGACTTCACGTTCGAGGGAGACATGCGGCTTGGGGAAGCGGGCGGTGCCGGATCCATGCTGTTTCGGGCAAGCGGGGACGGCCGCAGCGGATATTATCTGAATTTGGATCCTGGTTTGAAGTCGATTCGGCTCTTCTACATGGTCGAAGGTCGATTCGAGGAACGTCAAGTCCTGGCCAGCGTCCCCGACTTTATCCAAGGGGGAAGAGCCTATCACCTGAGGATTGAAGCGAAAGGTCCGCATATTCAAGTCGGCGTGGACGGGAAGACGGTAATCGATGTGATGGACGGGACATTTGCCGAAGGACATTTTGGGGTCAATGTGTTCGGCGGACAGGCTTCCTATCAAAATGTCTACGTCCGTCATTCGTCTGAAGCTCGACTGACGAAAACCAGCATCACGAACGAAGCCGTGAACAAGGCGATCCATACCGAGAAATCCGTAAACGGCGAACCCGTTACCGTGAAGGAATCAACGGGTACGGGCAACCTGCTATGGGTATGGGTACCGACAGGAGAAGAAGGCACGTATTCCATTCGCACGCCGGAAGGGAAGGCTTTGGATATGGATACCGGGCTGAACCGGATTCAGTTATACACGTATCTCGGTTATAACAATCAGCGGTGGAGAGTAGAACGTCAGGAAGATGATACGGTAACCATCCGATCCGTCCACGATGGACGGGCGCTTGCCGTAAAGGCTGACGGTTCGGGGCTGGAATTGAATGAGCCGGATGCCGCTTCGGATCGTCAGCGATGGCGGCTTGGGCTTTGA
- a CDS encoding ABC transporter substrate-binding protein, whose amino-acid sequence MNTKRSKKHNRKKAVTLTALAAVLLLSGCGKGGEASNESPDGKVTLNVLTQSSPLAPADPNEKLINKRLEEKTGIHIQWKNYTSDVFAEKRNLAVASGDLPDAIFDAGYGDYDLLKLAKDGVIIPVEDLIEQHMPNLKKVLEEAPEYVNMITAPDGHIYSFPWIEELGSGKERIQSVDNFPWINVEWLDALGLDMPTTTEELKTVLKAFKTQDPNGNGQADEIPLSFINKPGGEDLTFLFASFGLGENWDHTVVTDDGKVVFTAAEEGYKEAIAFIHELYEEGLIDIEAFQQDWNTYLAKGKDHRYGMYFTWDKANITGMNDTYDLMPPLAGPTGEINVTRTNGIGLDRGRLVITSSNKKLEETAKWIDAMYEPLQSVQNNWGTYGDDTQQNIFELDEAKGMLKHLPLEGTAPVELRQKTSIAGPLAILDEYYGKYTTMPDDAAWRLKLMKDVMVPHMKAENTYPKVFFSIDELDRLSTIEADLFPYVERMRTEWYQNGKVDQEWDAYLKELDRLGLQEWLTIKQTGYDRNMK is encoded by the coding sequence ATGAATACGAAGAGATCCAAGAAACATAACCGTAAAAAAGCGGTAACCCTGACAGCTCTGGCAGCCGTGCTGCTCTTGTCCGGGTGCGGCAAGGGCGGGGAAGCCTCAAATGAGTCGCCGGACGGTAAAGTCACCTTGAACGTCCTGACGCAAAGTTCGCCGCTGGCTCCTGCCGACCCTAACGAGAAGCTGATCAACAAGCGCCTAGAGGAGAAGACGGGCATTCACATCCAGTGGAAGAATTATACAAGCGATGTATTTGCGGAAAAACGCAATCTGGCCGTAGCGAGCGGAGATTTGCCCGATGCCATCTTCGATGCGGGGTACGGAGATTACGATCTGCTGAAGCTGGCAAAGGACGGAGTCATCATTCCCGTGGAGGATTTAATCGAACAGCATATGCCCAATCTGAAAAAAGTGCTGGAGGAAGCACCGGAATACGTCAACATGATTACGGCGCCGGATGGGCATATTTATTCCTTTCCATGGATCGAGGAGTTGGGCTCAGGGAAAGAGCGGATTCAATCGGTGGATAACTTCCCATGGATTAACGTGGAGTGGCTCGACGCCCTGGGGTTGGATATGCCAACTACGACGGAAGAGCTGAAAACCGTATTAAAGGCGTTCAAAACCCAAGATCCGAACGGCAACGGGCAGGCTGACGAAATACCGCTTTCCTTCATTAATAAGCCGGGCGGCGAAGATCTGACATTCCTGTTTGCTTCATTCGGCTTGGGCGAGAACTGGGATCACACCGTTGTTACGGATGACGGCAAGGTGGTGTTCACCGCCGCAGAGGAAGGATATAAGGAAGCCATAGCATTCATTCACGAATTGTATGAAGAGGGATTAATCGACATCGAAGCATTCCAGCAGGATTGGAATACCTACCTGGCCAAGGGAAAAGACCATCGGTACGGCATGTATTTTACGTGGGATAAAGCCAACATCACGGGCATGAATGATACGTATGATCTGATGCCGCCGCTTGCAGGGCCAACCGGCGAGATCAATGTAACGAGGACGAACGGAATCGGACTGGACCGGGGAAGATTGGTCATTACCAGCAGCAACAAGAAGCTGGAAGAAACGGCAAAATGGATAGATGCCATGTATGAACCGCTCCAATCGGTTCAGAACAACTGGGGAACTTACGGCGACGATACCCAGCAGAATATTTTTGAGCTGGATGAAGCCAAAGGGATGCTGAAGCACCTTCCGCTTGAAGGCACGGCTCCGGTAGAGCTTAGACAAAAAACAAGCATCGCGGGGCCGCTTGCGATCCTGGACGAGTATTATGGAAAATACACCACGATGCCGGATGATGCGGCGTGGAGGCTCAAACTCATGAAAGACGTCATGGTACCGCACATGAAAGCGGAGAATACATACCCCAAAGTATTCTTCTCCATCGACGAGTTGGATCGCTTATCCACGATTGAAGCGGACTTGTTCCCTTACGTGGAAAGAATGCGCACCGAATGGTATCAGAATGGAAAAGTAGATCAGGAATGGGATGCTTATCTGAAGGAATTGGATCGACTTGGGCTTCAGGAGTGGCTGACGATCAAACAAACGGGATACGACAGAAACATGAAGTAA